One Bradyrhizobium sp. CCGB12 genomic window carries:
- a CDS encoding chemotaxis protein CheW yields the protein MAATSQYLTLGLAGETFGISIRNVREILDMRPISRLPHAPNFLLGMIDVRGSGYPIVDLRTKLGLPSVAATEATRIIILDVPMKDRLVGVGFVADCVFEVTDIDEQAIEPIPEVGGKWQSDYAAGIGRKGEKFVVIFDLAKLMANDEIPEGRNAAADSSRAA from the coding sequence ATGGCCGCAACCTCGCAATATCTGACGCTCGGGCTCGCCGGCGAGACGTTCGGCATCAGCATCCGCAATGTCCGTGAAATTCTCGACATGCGGCCGATCTCGCGGCTGCCGCACGCGCCAAACTTCTTGCTCGGCATGATCGACGTGCGCGGCAGCGGCTATCCAATCGTTGATCTCCGCACCAAGCTCGGCCTGCCGAGCGTCGCCGCCACCGAGGCGACCCGTATCATCATCCTCGACGTGCCGATGAAGGACCGCCTAGTCGGCGTCGGCTTCGTCGCCGATTGCGTGTTCGAGGTGACCGACATCGACGAGCAGGCGATCGAGCCGATCCCCGAGGTCGGCGGCAAGTGGCAGTCCGATTACGCCGCCGGCATCGGCCGCAAGGGCGAGAAATTCGTCGTGATCTTCGATCTCGCCAAGCTGATGGCGAACGACGAGATCCCGGAAGGACGTAACGCGGCCGCGGATTCATCCCGCGCCGCCTGA
- a CDS encoding chemotaxis protein: protein MSAIPASTLNEAIAAIEDVSSRIEDVFARVGHELGRGHLIFKELNQGLATLSSELAGAEIEGAATALQEIAARLSELAQALPAETALLETIGKSTAEASALLKPLFKHIQMITIIARSARIEAASLDGDREGFLAFTQEAYDLGKAVQGSIEGCARDQQRLSEAVATAFGRQKEFEGRYRNQLAAESVELGAAHSGLRDQRSNSSHLTDLTSSSTRKIAEAVGSAIISLQAGDSTRQRLEHVSHGLGLASGSTPSLVPEPVASDDGARAICQLQAAQLRDAQREFSGDIGQIVRALTAILRDAGSVVGHGRTLFGGEDGGASSFLSRIKQTLAHASTLIVTCEGAGRSVDEALAIVEDTLTKFRHAIAGLAEATVDITLIGMNAGLKASHLGSRGSAFVVIANELKATADQVSAGAGRLRPVLDGIERSARELKQLRVQGDPTQLAKLEPQILQALREVEAGNERLGKLMGRLVDEGAEFERLMNSAQGLMTALGDGSATLPAVAARLETTSVGVQRPQPQDEAVLDGLFARYTMERERDVHRVFLQTLGLASIAATRRVEAVAAADDGIELF from the coding sequence ATGTCCGCCATTCCGGCCAGCACGCTCAATGAGGCGATCGCCGCGATCGAGGACGTCTCCTCGCGGATCGAGGACGTGTTCGCCCGCGTCGGTCACGAGCTTGGACGCGGTCATCTGATCTTCAAGGAGCTGAACCAGGGCCTCGCAACGCTTTCCTCGGAGCTCGCCGGTGCGGAGATCGAGGGTGCCGCGACTGCGTTGCAGGAGATCGCCGCGCGGCTCAGCGAGCTGGCGCAGGCGCTTCCGGCCGAGACGGCCCTGCTGGAGACGATCGGCAAAAGCACGGCGGAGGCATCTGCCTTGCTCAAGCCGCTGTTCAAGCACATCCAGATGATCACCATCATTGCCCGCAGCGCGCGGATCGAGGCAGCCTCGCTCGACGGTGACCGCGAGGGCTTTCTCGCCTTCACGCAGGAGGCCTACGATCTCGGCAAGGCCGTGCAGGGCTCGATCGAGGGCTGCGCGCGGGATCAGCAGCGTCTGTCCGAGGCCGTCGCCACCGCATTCGGCCGGCAAAAGGAATTCGAGGGCCGCTACCGGAATCAGCTGGCGGCGGAGAGCGTCGAGCTCGGTGCGGCCCATTCCGGATTGCGCGACCAGCGCAGCAACAGCAGCCATCTCACCGACCTCACGAGTTCCAGCACCAGGAAGATCGCCGAGGCGGTGGGCAGCGCGATCATCTCCTTGCAGGCCGGCGACAGCACGCGTCAGCGTCTCGAGCATGTCTCTCACGGTCTCGGCCTCGCCTCGGGATCCACCCCGAGCCTCGTTCCCGAACCGGTCGCGAGCGACGACGGCGCGCGCGCAATTTGCCAGTTGCAGGCGGCCCAGCTCAGGGATGCCCAGCGCGAGTTCAGCGGCGACATTGGTCAGATCGTTCGCGCGCTGACCGCCATCCTGCGCGATGCCGGCAGTGTCGTCGGCCACGGCCGCACGCTGTTCGGCGGCGAGGACGGCGGCGCGTCATCGTTCCTGTCGCGCATCAAGCAGACGCTGGCTCACGCCTCGACCCTGATTGTCACCTGCGAGGGTGCGGGCCGCTCGGTGGACGAGGCGCTTGCGATCGTCGAGGACACGCTGACGAAGTTTCGTCACGCGATCGCCGGGCTTGCCGAGGCGACCGTCGACATCACGCTGATCGGGATGAACGCCGGTCTCAAGGCAAGTCATCTCGGCAGCCGCGGCAGCGCCTTCGTCGTCATCGCCAACGAGCTCAAGGCGACCGCCGACCAGGTCTCGGCGGGGGCGGGGCGCTTGAGGCCCGTACTCGACGGCATCGAGCGCTCGGCCAGAGAGCTGAAGCAACTCCGCGTGCAGGGCGATCCCACGCAGCTCGCCAAGCTCGAGCCGCAGATCCTTCAAGCACTGCGCGAGGTCGAGGCCGGCAACGAACGGCTCGGCAAGCTGATGGGCCGGCTCGTCGATGAAGGCGCGGAATTCGAGCGTCTGATGAATTCGGCGCAGGGCCTGATGACCGCGCTCGGCGATGGCTCCGCGACATTGCCCGCGGTCGCCGCGCGCCTCGAAACCACGAGCGTTGGCGTGCAAAGGCCGCAGCCGCAAGACGAGGCCGTGCTCGACGGGCTCTTCGCACGCTACACGATGGAGCGCGAGCGGGACGTCCACCGGGTGTTCCTGCAAACTCTCGGACTGGCATCGATCGCCGCTACGCGCCGGGTCGAGGCGGTCGCGGCAGCCGATGACGGCATAGAATTGTTTTGA
- a CDS encoding chemotaxis protein CheW, which translates to MKEGLAGERRADAMQVVMIGLGEEKFALDAGLVREIIDPVPVTKVAGARAFVPSVINVRGNVIPLADLRIRFGMPQPENSADTRIVVIELELDGEPVLVGVTADKVYEVTEISQTDVQQTPRVGMHWKPEFIRFIAKWREEFVIVPNMERILH; encoded by the coding sequence ATGAAGGAAGGTTTGGCTGGCGAACGTCGGGCCGATGCGATGCAGGTCGTGATGATCGGCCTCGGCGAGGAGAAGTTCGCGCTGGATGCCGGCCTCGTGCGCGAGATCATCGATCCCGTGCCCGTGACCAAGGTGGCGGGTGCGCGCGCCTTCGTTCCCAGCGTGATCAATGTGCGCGGCAACGTCATTCCGCTCGCGGATCTGCGCATCCGTTTCGGCATGCCGCAGCCCGAGAATTCGGCCGACACGCGCATCGTCGTCATCGAGCTGGAGCTGGACGGCGAGCCGGTTCTGGTCGGTGTTACCGCCGATAAGGTCTACGAGGTCACGGAGATATCGCAGACCGACGTGCAGCAGACGCCGCGCGTCGGCATGCACTGGAAGCCGGAGTTCATTCGTTTCATTGCGAAATGGCGTGAAGAGTTTGTCATCGTTCCGAACATGGAACGCATCCTGCATTGA
- a CDS encoding methyl-accepting chemotaxis protein: protein MRFTVKAKLASAFGVVILLSMIAGAVGYMKLADMVGTTELLVGRAGRMEKAAELKEGILFLVRAEKNSILAASDAEHEQFRLDLIKSREAVAKSKDEIYAAATEGGKKLMDVFNVAFNKLNAYQDETVLLAKTDKPKALDRSMHDGRKVVADAIEAADGYIRNVKKNMSEQAEQAKQDGARAELILMSLVIASLLIAAVAATWIAMSISRALAQAVGLADAVAIGDLSHKIESSSNDEIGDLIKSLNAMTVNLNATAAVANEIAQGNLMVEAKPLSEKDTLGLALERMVDKLRQIVSETFTAAQNVSAGSQELSASAEQLSQGATEQASSAEEASSSMEEMASNVKQNADNANQTEKIAAQSAKDAEASGAAVGRAVNAMQTIAEKITIVQEIARQTDLLALNAAVEAARAGEHGKGFAVVASEVRKLAERSQAAAAEIGTLSVDTVKVAQEAGIMLSKLVPDIKKTAELVEEITAACREQDVGSAQINQAIQQLDKVGQQNASASEQVSSTSEELASQAEQLQSTIAYFRIEQGARGPAAAPIDRAVNQLRAKAAHMAAAERPAKKPQGKPVRAMKAAGGGGFAFDMNDSGDDRDADFQR from the coding sequence ATGAGATTCACCGTCAAAGCCAAGCTTGCCAGCGCCTTCGGCGTCGTCATCCTGCTGTCCATGATCGCCGGTGCGGTCGGTTACATGAAGCTGGCCGATATGGTCGGCACCACCGAGCTTCTGGTCGGCCGTGCAGGCCGCATGGAGAAGGCCGCCGAGTTGAAGGAAGGCATTCTGTTCCTGGTGCGCGCCGAGAAGAACTCGATCCTCGCGGCGTCCGACGCAGAGCACGAGCAGTTCCGACTCGACCTCATCAAGAGCCGCGAGGCGGTCGCTAAGTCCAAGGACGAGATCTACGCGGCGGCTACCGAAGGCGGCAAGAAGCTGATGGACGTCTTCAACGTCGCCTTTAACAAGCTGAACGCGTATCAGGACGAGACGGTCCTGCTTGCGAAGACCGACAAGCCGAAGGCGCTGGACCGCTCCATGCATGACGGCCGCAAGGTCGTCGCGGATGCGATCGAAGCGGCCGATGGCTACATCAGGAACGTCAAGAAGAACATGTCCGAGCAGGCCGAGCAGGCCAAGCAGGATGGCGCCCGCGCCGAACTGATACTGATGAGCCTGGTCATTGCCTCGCTCCTCATCGCCGCGGTCGCCGCGACCTGGATCGCGATGAGCATCAGCCGGGCGCTGGCGCAGGCCGTCGGCCTCGCCGACGCGGTGGCGATCGGTGATCTCAGCCACAAGATCGAATCATCCAGCAATGACGAGATCGGCGATCTCATCAAGTCACTGAACGCGATGACCGTGAACTTGAATGCCACCGCGGCGGTCGCCAACGAGATCGCGCAGGGCAATCTGATGGTCGAAGCCAAGCCGCTGTCCGAGAAGGACACGCTCGGCCTTGCGCTCGAACGCATGGTGGACAAGCTTCGGCAAATCGTCTCGGAGACGTTCACCGCGGCGCAGAACGTCTCGGCCGGCAGCCAGGAGCTCTCGGCCAGCGCCGAACAGCTCTCGCAGGGCGCGACCGAGCAGGCCTCGTCCGCGGAGGAGGCCTCTTCTTCAATGGAGGAGATGGCCTCCAACGTGAAGCAGAACGCCGACAACGCCAACCAGACCGAAAAGATCGCAGCGCAGTCCGCCAAGGACGCGGAGGCCAGTGGGGCCGCGGTCGGCCGCGCCGTCAACGCGATGCAGACCATCGCCGAAAAGATCACGATCGTGCAGGAGATCGCGCGCCAGACCGATTTGCTCGCGCTCAACGCCGCGGTCGAGGCCGCCCGCGCCGGCGAGCACGGCAAGGGCTTCGCGGTGGTGGCGTCCGAAGTGCGCAAGCTCGCCGAACGCAGCCAGGCCGCCGCCGCCGAGATCGGCACGCTCTCGGTCGACACCGTCAAGGTGGCACAGGAGGCCGGCATCATGCTTTCCAAGCTCGTTCCGGACATCAAGAAGACGGCCGAGCTCGTCGAGGAGATCACGGCGGCCTGCCGCGAGCAGGACGTCGGCTCGGCGCAGATCAACCAGGCGATTCAGCAGCTCGACAAGGTCGGCCAGCAGAACGCCAGCGCCTCCGAGCAGGTGTCCTCGACCTCGGAGGAACTCGCCTCGCAGGCCGAGCAGCTTCAATCCACGATCGCCTATTTCCGCATCGAACAGGGGGCGAGAGGACCGGCGGCCGCGCCGATCGACCGCGCGGTCAACCAGTTGCGCGCCAAGGCCGCGCACATGGCGGCCGCCGAGCGTCCGGCCAAGAAGCCGCAAGGCAAGCCGGTGCGCGCCATGAAGGCCGCCGGTGGCGGCGGCTTCGCGTTCGACATGAACGACAGCGGCGACGACCGGGACGCCGATTTCCAACGCTAG
- a CDS encoding CHRD domain-containing protein has product MIKAVCRPSVALLGTLALVGSVIATSATAGAEVVKLKAELKGSNEVPPNSSPGSGKAEASYDTETKVLTYIVTYAGLTGPAMGAHFHGPSDAGKNAGIALPFKSAQSPIQGSATLTDAQAADLLAGKWYANIHTAGNPGGELRGQMMK; this is encoded by the coding sequence ATGATCAAAGCCGTGTGTCGGCCGTCGGTGGCACTGTTGGGGACGCTTGCGCTCGTCGGAAGCGTCATTGCGACGAGCGCAACGGCAGGTGCGGAGGTCGTGAAGCTGAAAGCCGAGCTCAAGGGAAGCAACGAAGTGCCTCCGAACAGCTCGCCCGGATCAGGCAAGGCCGAGGCAAGCTACGACACTGAGACGAAGGTCCTGACTTACATCGTCACCTATGCCGGGCTTACGGGACCGGCGATGGGGGCGCATTTCCATGGCCCCAGCGATGCCGGCAAGAACGCCGGCATCGCCCTGCCGTTCAAGTCGGCGCAAAGCCCGATCCAAGGCAGTGCTACGCTCACCGACGCGCAGGCGGCGGATCTGCTGGCCGGAAAGTGGTATGCGAACATCCACACGGCCGGGAACCCGGGCGGTGAGCTGCGTGGCCAGATGATGAAGTAA
- a CDS encoding chemotaxis response regulator protein-glutamate methylesterase, whose protein sequence is MPREKVRVLIVDDSASVRQILQTILNEDPDIEVMGTASDPFAAARRLQNEIPDVIILDIEMPRMDGMTFLRKIMAQRPIPVIICSSLTEEGSNVMFEAFEAGAVDIVPKPKIDTRQALLECSTRLREAVKSAARARVRPRAERRVVEKKLTADAIIPPPVQGKTRPTTERIVCIGASTGGTEALNDVLEMLPPHCPPIVIVQHMPAGFTAAFAKRLDSVCQIRVKEAEDGEPVLPGCAYIAPGARHMLLQRIGLRYQIAIKDGPPVSRHRPSVDVLFRSAAQHAGANALGVIMTGMGDDGARGMLEMRKLGASTRAQDEESCVVFGMPKEAIAHGGVEKVVSLHHIPREIMLWYQAGHAAVAG, encoded by the coding sequence ATGCCGAGGGAGAAAGTTCGCGTGCTGATCGTGGACGATTCGGCGTCGGTGCGCCAAATCCTGCAAACGATCCTCAACGAAGATCCCGATATCGAGGTGATGGGGACGGCTTCGGATCCGTTCGCGGCGGCCCGCCGCCTGCAGAACGAAATCCCCGACGTCATCATCCTCGACATCGAGATGCCGCGCATGGACGGCATGACGTTCCTGCGCAAGATCATGGCGCAACGTCCGATTCCGGTGATCATCTGCTCTTCGCTGACCGAGGAGGGCTCGAACGTGATGTTCGAGGCGTTCGAAGCCGGTGCGGTCGACATCGTGCCGAAGCCGAAGATCGACACGCGGCAGGCGCTGCTCGAATGCTCCACGCGGCTGCGCGAGGCCGTGAAGTCGGCGGCCCGCGCCCGGGTGCGCCCGCGCGCGGAGCGCCGCGTGGTCGAGAAGAAGCTGACGGCCGACGCCATCATCCCGCCGCCGGTGCAGGGCAAGACCCGGCCGACGACGGAGCGCATCGTGTGCATCGGTGCCTCGACGGGCGGCACCGAAGCGCTCAACGACGTCCTCGAGATGTTGCCGCCGCATTGCCCGCCCATCGTCATCGTTCAGCACATGCCGGCGGGCTTCACCGCCGCCTTTGCGAAACGCCTCGACAGCGTGTGCCAGATCCGGGTCAAGGAGGCCGAGGATGGCGAGCCGGTGCTGCCGGGCTGCGCCTATATCGCGCCTGGTGCCCGTCACATGCTGCTTCAACGCATCGGCCTGCGCTACCAGATCGCGATCAAGGACGGCCCGCCGGTGTCACGGCATCGCCCCTCCGTCGACGTGCTGTTTCGCTCCGCGGCCCAGCATGCGGGCGCCAACGCGCTCGGCGTGATCATGACCGGCATGGGCGACGACGGCGCGCGCGGAATGCTGGAAATGCGCAAGCTCGGTGCCTCGACGCGGGCGCAGGACGAAGAGAGCTGCGTGGTGTTCGGCATGCCCAAGGAAGCCATCGCCCATGGCGGCGTCGAGAAGGTCGTATCGCTGCACCATATTCCGCGCGAGATCATGCTCTGGTACCAGGCCGGGCACGCTGCGGTGGCAGGTTGA
- a CDS encoding VanZ family protein: MRKNHLIAAASICLALIVYATLARLSGRPALMGHHEAYWIVVIERFSAYGLLGFLLSFLLPGRFALACSLVIAVAMGLELIQAFIPDRDPGFLDVLQKAAGGTVGVMLAQMILAFLPRPPS; encoded by the coding sequence ATGCGCAAGAACCACCTCATTGCGGCCGCGAGCATCTGTCTTGCACTGATTGTCTATGCCACCCTGGCGAGGCTGTCGGGAAGACCCGCGCTCATGGGGCATCACGAGGCCTATTGGATCGTCGTGATCGAGCGCTTCAGTGCCTATGGTCTGCTCGGCTTCCTTCTGTCCTTCCTGCTGCCTGGACGGTTCGCTCTGGCTTGCTCTCTCGTCATAGCGGTCGCCATGGGGCTGGAGCTCATACAGGCGTTCATACCCGATCGGGATCCGGGCTTCCTCGATGTGTTGCAGAAGGCGGCAGGAGGCACCGTGGGCGTCATGCTCGCCCAGATGATCTTGGCGTTCTTGCCCCGACCGCCATCCTAA
- a CDS encoding EAL domain-containing protein: MRLQRPNLSFAALVLASTMAFGLAGHFAAKAVIRNQQAHQLNELIEVVLRRSEFAVDFAAASLDELARRNLASCEPGALQAIRLHVYQRSAIKDVRLVKPDGSVICSAYSETLEFDKGWVDRRDMLPSRDKALSLFRVEQFGGDALGVLRDINSSSALVAIVGINASLLDIMPAELRAHSKVILALSRGEKLGEFQTDADKSLLEPISFDRNSTRFPLHATIQLEHAVLSSWNNEAYWPALAVALGLGAIFGILLARSRRMEGPVADLDRALAAGEFKPYYQPIFDLRTGQIKGCEILARWLRRDGSVVPPMNFIPLAESSGRIQAMTWHLLGSALADLKPLLKANKNFKMSLNVVPNHLLSAGFVETLRRKVLTARVSARQIVVEITERDELDDLARAAAVVAELRDHGFRVAIDDVGVGHSGLSRLKGLGADMIKIDKFFVDTITVDASTTTIVEMLVALARDLHMTVVAEGIETEEQLRALVASGVEEGQGYLVAPPVPLARFNELVESRRVAPPGAAASSGTALVA; encoded by the coding sequence ATGAGACTACAGCGACCGAACCTTTCGTTTGCGGCGCTCGTGCTTGCGAGCACGATGGCGTTCGGGCTGGCGGGCCATTTCGCCGCAAAGGCCGTCATTCGCAATCAGCAGGCGCATCAGCTCAACGAGTTGATCGAGGTCGTTCTGCGCCGCTCTGAATTTGCGGTCGATTTTGCCGCGGCCAGCCTGGACGAGCTCGCGAGGCGCAATCTCGCCAGCTGCGAGCCCGGGGCGTTGCAAGCGATCCGCCTCCACGTCTACCAGCGCTCGGCGATCAAGGACGTCCGCCTCGTCAAACCGGATGGCTCGGTGATCTGCTCAGCTTATTCCGAAACGCTCGAATTCGACAAGGGATGGGTGGATCGCCGCGACATGCTGCCGTCGCGCGACAAGGCGCTTTCGCTGTTCCGCGTGGAGCAGTTCGGCGGCGACGCCTTGGGCGTGCTCAGGGACATCAACAGCAGCTCCGCCCTTGTCGCCATTGTCGGCATCAATGCCAGCCTGCTCGACATCATGCCCGCCGAACTGCGCGCGCACAGCAAGGTGATCCTCGCCTTGAGCAGAGGCGAGAAGCTCGGCGAATTCCAGACCGACGCCGACAAGTCCCTGCTGGAGCCGATCAGTTTCGACAGGAATTCCACTCGCTTCCCGCTTCATGCCACGATCCAACTCGAGCACGCAGTCCTTTCAAGCTGGAACAACGAGGCTTATTGGCCCGCGCTCGCAGTAGCCCTCGGACTTGGCGCAATCTTTGGCATTCTGCTGGCACGCAGCCGTCGAATGGAGGGGCCTGTCGCCGATCTCGATCGGGCGCTGGCGGCCGGCGAATTCAAGCCATACTACCAACCAATCTTCGACCTCAGGACAGGTCAGATCAAGGGCTGCGAGATTCTGGCGCGCTGGCTGCGCCGAGACGGCTCTGTGGTCCCGCCGATGAACTTCATTCCGCTCGCCGAATCCAGTGGGCGCATCCAGGCGATGACCTGGCATCTCCTGGGATCGGCGCTCGCCGACCTGAAGCCCCTGCTGAAGGCGAACAAGAATTTCAAGATGTCCTTGAATGTCGTTCCCAACCATCTCCTGAGTGCGGGCTTCGTTGAAACGCTGCGTCGCAAGGTTCTGACGGCAAGGGTCTCCGCGCGCCAGATCGTGGTCGAGATAACCGAGCGCGACGAGCTCGACGATCTCGCGCGCGCCGCGGCGGTTGTAGCCGAGCTGCGGGACCATGGCTTCCGCGTCGCCATCGACGACGTCGGCGTCGGCCATAGCGGACTGTCCCGACTGAAGGGCCTCGGCGCCGACATGATCAAGATCGACAAGTTCTTCGTGGACACGATCACCGTGGACGCGTCGACGACGACGATCGTGGAAATGCTGGTGGCGCTCGCGAGGGATCTCCACATGACCGTGGTCGCGGAAGGAATCGAGACGGAAGAGCAGCTCCGCGCACTGGTCGCGTCCGGCGTCGAGGAAGGCCAAGGTTATCTCGTTGCGCCGCCCGTGCCCCTCGCCAGGTTCAATGAGCTCGTTGAATCGCGCCGCGTGGCACCGCCAGGCGCGGCGGCCTCCAGCGGCACGGCCTTGGTGGCCTGA
- a CDS encoding methyl-accepting chemotaxis protein encodes MRFTVKAKLASAFGVVLLLSMAAGGLAYVKLSEMIDTADSLVSRAVRIDRAAEIEKGILSQVRAEKNLLLAPDSEADRFIAEIAKQRETLLKLKEEIHAAASAEGKKLIENFGAAYVRMNAVQDDVFKTARTDRTKAVERSSIEARKAVGEAMEAAGVYVTNVKKNMAAQAAQAHEDGNRAQFLLISAVLASLAIGLIAAIWISISIARGLGRAVGLAGAVADGDLSQMIKVSSNDEIGDLTKSLNVMVEKLKQIVEEALTAAQNVSAGSQELSASAEQLSQGATEQASSAEEASSSMEEMASNVKQNADNANQTEKIAAQSARDAEASGVAVGRAVEAMRTIAEKITIVQEIARQTDLLALNAAVEAARAGEHGKGFAVVASEVRKLAERSQAAAADIGTLSTESVKVAQEAGVMLSKLVPDIKKTAELVQEITAACREQDVGSAQINQAIQQLDKVGQQNASASEQVSSTSEELASQAEQLQSTISFFRIEHGGRDEKASAPIDRAVTQLRTKAAHMAAADRGAKRSAPARKPARAMKVAGGGGFAFDMHDGEDDRDAEFQR; translated from the coding sequence ATGAGATTTACCGTCAAGGCAAAACTTGCCAGTGCATTCGGCGTGGTCCTGTTGCTCTCGATGGCCGCGGGCGGCCTTGCTTACGTGAAGCTGAGCGAGATGATCGACACCGCCGACAGCCTGGTGTCGCGCGCCGTCCGGATTGACCGTGCGGCGGAAATCGAGAAGGGAATTCTGTCCCAGGTTCGGGCCGAGAAGAACCTGCTTCTCGCGCCGGATAGTGAGGCCGATCGCTTCATCGCCGAGATCGCCAAGCAGCGCGAGACGCTGCTGAAGCTGAAAGAGGAGATCCATGCCGCGGCCTCTGCCGAGGGCAAGAAGCTGATTGAGAATTTCGGCGCGGCCTACGTCCGGATGAATGCCGTCCAGGACGACGTCTTCAAGACTGCCAGGACCGACAGGACGAAGGCCGTCGAGCGCTCGTCGATTGAGGCTCGCAAGGCGGTCGGCGAAGCAATGGAAGCCGCCGGCGTCTACGTCACCAACGTCAAGAAGAACATGGCCGCCCAGGCGGCCCAGGCTCATGAGGACGGCAACCGCGCTCAGTTCCTTCTGATTTCGGCCGTGCTTGCATCGCTAGCGATCGGTCTGATTGCTGCGATCTGGATTTCCATCAGCATCGCCCGCGGCCTCGGTCGTGCGGTCGGGCTCGCCGGCGCTGTTGCCGATGGCGACCTCAGCCAGATGATCAAGGTGTCCAGCAATGACGAGATCGGCGACCTCACCAAGTCGCTGAATGTCATGGTCGAGAAACTCAAACAGATCGTCGAGGAAGCCCTGACCGCGGCGCAGAACGTTTCGGCCGGCAGCCAGGAATTGTCCGCCAGCGCCGAGCAGCTGTCGCAGGGCGCGACCGAGCAGGCCTCCTCCGCGGAGGAAGCTTCGTCCTCGATGGAGGAGATGGCCTCCAACGTGAAGCAGAACGCCGACAACGCCAACCAGACCGAGAAGATCGCGGCGCAATCGGCCAGGGATGCGGAGGCCAGCGGTGTCGCCGTGGGCCGTGCCGTCGAAGCGATGCGGACCATCGCCGAGAAGATCACGATCGTGCAGGAGATCGCCCGCCAGACCGACCTGCTCGCGCTCAACGCGGCGGTCGAAGCCGCACGCGCCGGCGAGCACGGCAAGGGTTTTGCGGTGGTCGCCTCAGAAGTGCGCAAGCTTGCCGAACGCAGCCAGGCGGCTGCGGCGGACATCGGCACGCTGTCGACCGAAAGCGTGAAGGTGGCGCAGGAGGCCGGCGTCATGCTGTCCAAGCTGGTGCCCGATATCAAGAAGACCGCCGAGCTGGTGCAGGAGATCACCGCGGCTTGCCGCGAGCAGGACGTCGGTTCGGCCCAGATCAACCAGGCGATCCAGCAGCTCGACAAGGTCGGCCAGCAGAACGCCAGCGCCTCCGAGCAGGTGTCCTCGACCTCGGAGGAGCTTGCCTCGCAGGCCGAGCAGCTCCAGTCGACCATCTCGTTCTTCCGCATCGAGCATGGCGGACGCGACGAGAAAGCATCGGCGCCGATCGACCGCGCCGTCACCCAGCTTCGCACGAAGGCGGCGCACATGGCAGCAGCGGACCGCGGTGCGAAGAGGTCCGCGCCCGCCCGCAAGCCGGCTCGGGCGATGAAAGTCGCCGGCGGCGGTGGCTTCGCTTTCGACATGCATGACGGCGAAGACGATCGCGACGCCGAGTTCCAGCGCTGA
- a CDS encoding protein-glutamate O-methyltransferase CheR, whose translation MMPAVQDTAVHLSDRHFRTIAQLIEGQVGIKLPPGKRLMLEGRLHKRVRALNFSDLNEYVENLFEADHFDTELTHLIDVVTTNKTDFFREPQHFTFLRDVAIPALLKSHGRRNANVKVWSSASSTGMEAYTTAMVLDDMTRNGSRFQYRILGTDISTAVLRLAKTAIYTRDVLAPVPENFVKRYFLSSRDRSRGEVRVVPELRGMTHFMRMNLMDASYPVDRDVDIIFCRNVLIYFERETQRKVIEQLCSHLRPGGYLLVGHSESMIHSAVPGLKQVQPTIFQV comes from the coding sequence ATGATGCCCGCCGTGCAGGATACGGCCGTGCATCTGTCGGACCGTCACTTCCGGACCATCGCCCAATTGATCGAGGGCCAGGTCGGCATCAAGCTGCCGCCGGGCAAGCGGCTGATGCTGGAGGGGCGGCTGCACAAGCGCGTGCGCGCGCTGAACTTCTCCGACCTCAACGAATACGTCGAGAACCTGTTCGAGGCCGATCATTTCGACACCGAGCTCACGCATCTCATCGATGTGGTGACGACCAACAAGACGGACTTCTTCCGGGAGCCGCAGCACTTCACCTTCCTGCGGGACGTCGCGATTCCCGCGCTGCTCAAATCGCATGGACGCAGGAATGCGAACGTCAAGGTCTGGAGCTCGGCAAGCTCCACCGGCATGGAAGCCTATACGACTGCGATGGTGCTGGACGACATGACGCGGAACGGCTCGCGGTTTCAGTACCGCATCCTCGGGACCGACATCTCGACCGCCGTGCTGCGCCTCGCCAAGACTGCGATCTATACCCGCGACGTGCTTGCGCCGGTGCCTGAGAATTTTGTGAAGCGATATTTCCTGTCGTCGCGCGACAGGTCGCGCGGTGAGGTGCGGGTGGTGCCGGAATTGCGGGGCATGACGCATTTCATGAGGATGAACCTCATGGACGCGTCCTATCCGGTCGACCGCGACGTCGACATCATCTTTTGCCGCAACGTCCTGATCTATTTCGAGCGCGAGACGCAGCGCAAGGTGATCGAGCAGCTGTGCAGCCATTTGCGGCCGGGCGGCTATCTGCTGGTCGGACATTCGGAATCGATGATCCACAGTGCCGTGCCGGGCTTGAAGCAAGTTCAGCCAACCATTTTCCAGGTCTGA